The DNA window TACTACCGGCTTGCCTTCTGCAACCAACACCATGTCCGGGTAAGATACCCAGTACGGCGCAGGTATAATGGCTTCGTCGCCCGGGTTCAACGTGGCCAGTGCCAGGTTGAAAAAGCTTTGTTTGCCACCACTGGATACCAGAATCTGATTGGCTTCGTATTCCAGGCCGTTGTCGCGTTTGAACTTCGCAATGATCGCTTTTTTCAGAGCAGGCGTACCATCAACGGCGGTGTACTTAGTTTGGCCGTTAGCAATGGCTTCAATAGCGGCCTTTTTGATGTGCTCTGGGGTGTCGAAGTCCGGCTCACCTGCGCCCAAGCCAATAATATCTTGGCCAGCAGCGCGAAGCTCAGCTGCTTTGTTGGTAACGGCGAGGGTTGGAGATGGCTTGATAGCCTGTACACGGCTGGAAAGTTGAAGGTCCAAACTTGAGCTCCTTAAAGCTGCGTCTTATGGGCTGCGACCGGCGTGTTAGCACGGGGAGTTCTGCTTCCCGGCTTAATTTTACACGGCCGTCGATCGGGCAGATGGTATCATGAAGCGACGGTATCGCTAAATTTCTTGTAAGTAGTAGCCGTGATGGTTGCCACTGACGACTGGAGGTTCTTTGCCAATTATGGCTAGTCAATCAACTCGTACTCCCAAAGAGGGTGTTTTTCGTGTCGATTCTCCCTATCAGCCAGCCGGGGACCAACCCACGGCGATTACCGGGCTCGTAGACGGTATCCACTCTGGTTTGGCTCATCAGACGCTTCTGGGCGTTACTGGCTCCGGTAAAACCTTCACCATTGCCAACGTGATTCAGGAGGTGCAGCGGCCAACCATCGTGATGGCTCATAACAAAACCTTGGCGGCCCAGTTATACGGTGAGTTTAAGGAATTTTTCCCCGATAACGCGGTGGAGTATTTTGTTTCCTACTACGACTATTATCAGCCGGAAGCCTACGTTCCGTCCTCTGATACGTTTATTGAAAAAGACGCGTCTATCAACGAACACATCGAACAAATGCGTTTGTCGGCGACTAAGGCATTGTTGGAGCGCCCAGACGCAATCATCGTGGCCTCGGTGTCATCGATCTATGGTTTGGGTGATCCCGAATCCTATATGAAAATGATGCTGCATTTGGACCGGGGTGATCCGGTTGAGCAGCGGGACATATTGCGTCGGTTGGCTGAGCTACAGTACACCCGCAACGATGTGGAATTTCATCGGGCTAATTATCGGGTTCGCGGCGATGTGATTGACGTGTTCCCGGCAGAATCCGAGCGTGAAGCTATTCGTATTGAGTTGTTCGACGATGAAGTGGAGCAGTTAAGTTATTTTGACCCACTGACCGGTGAAGTCCTGCGCAGGGTGCCGCGCGTCACCATATACCCTAAGTCTCACTACGTGACCCCGCGCCAGAAAGTTCTGGATGCGGTTGAGAACATTAAAGTGGAACTGGACGAGCGGCTGAAACAATTGCGCGACAACCATCGTTTGGTGGAAGCGCAGCGACTTGAAGAGCGCACACGTTACGACATCGAGATGATGTTGGAGTTGGGCTACTGCAACGGCATCGAAAACTATTCCCGCTATCTGTCTGGCCGAGATCCGGGGGCGCCGCCACCTACGTTGTTCGATTATCTTCCTCCCAATGCCTTGTTGGTGGTGGACGAATCCCACGTGACGATTTCGCAGATTGGAGCCATGTACAAGGGTGACCGTTCGCGGAAAGAAACGTTGGTTGAGTATGGCTTCCGTTTGCCATCCGCGCTGGACAATCGCCCCATGCGCTTTGAAGAGTGGGAGCGGATTGCACCACAGATGATTTTTGTTTCGGCAACGCCGGGTAACTACGAGGCAGAGCACGCAGGGCAGGTGGTGGAGCAGGTGGTCAGGCCGACCGGCTTGCTGGATCCGTTAATTGAGGTCCGGCCTGCGTCCACACAGGTGGATGACCTGCTATCCGAGATACATGCTCGGGTCGAGGTTAAGGAACGTGTTCTTGTTACGACGCTAACCAAACGCATGGCGGAAGACTTAACCGATTTCCTTATGGAGCACGACATTCGGGTGCGCTATCTGCATTCTGACATTGATACGGTTGAGCGGGTGGAAATCATTCGTGACCTCCGCCGCGGTGAGTTTGATGTGTTGGTGGGCATTAACCTGTTGCGGGAAGGTTTG is part of the Marinobacter sp. JH2 genome and encodes:
- the uvrB gene encoding excinuclease ABC subunit UvrB, with the protein product MASQSTRTPKEGVFRVDSPYQPAGDQPTAITGLVDGIHSGLAHQTLLGVTGSGKTFTIANVIQEVQRPTIVMAHNKTLAAQLYGEFKEFFPDNAVEYFVSYYDYYQPEAYVPSSDTFIEKDASINEHIEQMRLSATKALLERPDAIIVASVSSIYGLGDPESYMKMMLHLDRGDPVEQRDILRRLAELQYTRNDVEFHRANYRVRGDVIDVFPAESEREAIRIELFDDEVEQLSYFDPLTGEVLRRVPRVTIYPKSHYVTPRQKVLDAVENIKVELDERLKQLRDNHRLVEAQRLEERTRYDIEMMLELGYCNGIENYSRYLSGRDPGAPPPTLFDYLPPNALLVVDESHVTISQIGAMYKGDRSRKETLVEYGFRLPSALDNRPMRFEEWERIAPQMIFVSATPGNYEAEHAGQVVEQVVRPTGLLDPLIEVRPASTQVDDLLSEIHARVEVKERVLVTTLTKRMAEDLTDFLMEHDIRVRYLHSDIDTVERVEIIRDLRRGEFDVLVGINLLREGLDMPEVSLVAILDADKEGFLRSERSLIQTIGRAARNVNGKAILYGDRITGSMQRALDETERRRAKQQAHNEEHGITPTGLNKKIADIMEGAPGGGRGRRKAERPGQKAAEEAEDYLVAAGKRSPQELLKEVANLEDEMYQAAADLDFEAAARLRDRISELKEAAIRNG